Genomic DNA from Methanosarcina sp. MTP4:
CAGGCTCGGATACGAGAACGCAAATGAAGCGGCAGGAGAGATTTCATCCGAAAAACGAGCCGGGCAAAAGTACGGGCATTACACTCCGGATACTGCGGTCGTGCTTGTAGAAGGGGAAGGGGATCAGGTTTCTGAAAAAATCGGGGAACTCGCAGGTATTTTCCAGAAGGACGGGCTGAAGGTCGGGTTCCTGCTGAGTGAGGAAAGTGCAAGTTTCCTGAATTCGAAAGGGCTGCGTTCAGAAGATTCGGAAGAGTGGTTTTTGCTGGGAGGACGGGAAGAGCCAGATACGGTTGCCCGAAGACTTTTTGAAGGGCTCAGGATTCTTGACTTGAAAGGCTTTGATGTGATCCTGGCTGACGGTTCTTTTAGTAATACGGGACTTGGACTCGCACTCCTGAACCGGCTGAAAGAGGCTGCTTCCACCAAGTTTGAGGTCTGAGGTCTGAGGTCTGAGGCTTTCCCGGAAAGAGAACATTTGAGGAGGATAGGTCTTTGAAAGCGGAGAAAAAGGAAATTCTGGAAAAGGAAATGGCATACAAACAGGTCCTGGAAAAAAACAAAAAGATGAACAGGATTAACCTGGGTATACTGGCTCTCGGGTTATTGCTTACTGCTTTGGGCATCGAGATAGGGAGGTACATCCTCTGGGCCGGGATTTTTGTCTTCTTTGTTACTGCAGTATCAAGTATCATCGCTTCAAAGTCCAGGCGCAGGCTTAAATGAAAGTAAAGTGTGTGAAGCTAAGGTTACTGAAGCTAGAGTTACTGAAGTTAAAGTGACCGGAGTTAAGGTTACTGAAGTTAAAGTGACCGGAGTTAAGGTTACTGAAGTTAAAGTGGCCGGAGTTAAGGTTACTGAAGTTAAAGTGACGGCTAAAGTGGTAAACTATTGAAAATAAGATACATCTGCTGTTTTTCTGGAAAAGAGGCTGCTTCCCATGGGTGAAACAATCGCAAGCGAAGAAATGCATGAGTATTTCAATGAGCTTGAGGCCAGACTCAAAGAGGCTATCGAGCTCGCAAACAGAGCCCGGGCCAGGGGAGGAGACCCGAAACCCGAGGTTGAAATTCCCCTCGCCAAAGACCTGGCTGACAGGGTGGAAAACCTGATAGGGGTAGTCGGGGTTGCGGCAAAGCTAAGAGAGCTTGAAGAAGAGATGTCCAGGGAAGAAGTTGCCCTTGAGATCGGAAAACAGGTTGCTGAAGGGGTTGTAGGGGATTTTCCTAGCAAAAAGGACGCTGTGGAAGCTGCAATCCGGGTTTCGATGGCAACCCTGACCGAAGGGGTGGTTGCAGCCCCTATTGAGGGTATTGATAAGGTAGAGCTCGGGAAAAACGATGATGGTTCCGAGTATATCCAGATCTTTTACTCGGGGCCTATCCGGAGTGCGGGGGGGACAGCCCAGGCCCTTTCGGTGCTTGTGGGGGATTACGTGCGGCGTGGGATAGGGGTTGACAGGTACAAGCCCAGGCCCGAAGAGGTTGAACGCTATGTGGAAGAAATCCTGATCTACAAGCGGGTTGCAAGTCTTCAGTACACTCCGTCGGAAGACGAGATCCGGATGATTGTCCAGAACTGTCCGGTCTGCATTGACGGAGACCCCACCGAAGAGGCTGAGGTAGAAGGGCACAGGAACCTTGAAAGGATCGGGACCAACCGCGTTAGGGGTGGGATGTGCCTGGTGCTGGCCGAAGGGCTTGCCCTGAAAGCCCCGAAGGTCAAGAAGCATGTGAACAAGCTGAAGATGGACGGCTGGGATTGGCTGGACACGCTGATTGGGGGTGCAAAAAGCGGTGGGGATGATCAGGCGGAAGAAAAACCCGTCATCAAACCCAAGGACAAGTATATCCGGGACCTGATCGCAGGCAGGCCGGTCTTTTCCCATCCTTCCCGGCCCGGAGGTTTCAGGCTGCGCTACGGCAGGTCGAGGAACACTTCCTTTGCCGCAGCCGGGATCAACCCTGCTTCCATGGTCCTGCTTGACGACTTTGTCAGCAACGGGACCCAGCTTAAGGTTGAACGCCCCGGGAAAGCCGCAGCAATGTCTGCCGTGGACTCCATTGAAGGCCCAACGGTCCGCCTTCGCTCGGGCGACCTTATCCGTATAGATAATATGGAGATTGCTTATGCCCTGCGCCCTGAGGTCGAGGCGCTTGTGGACATCGGGGAAATCCTGATAAATTATGGGGACTTCCTGGAGAACAACCACCCTCTAATGCCTTCACCTTATGTTTTTGAGTGGTGGCACTACGATTATGAAGCGAACTGCCCTGAAAAAATCCCTGAGGATGAACTGAAAAATCCCTCTGTAGCCCTGGCGCTGCGGCTTGCGGAAGAATTCAAGGTCCCCTTACATCCGAAATTCACCTATCTCTGGCATGACGTTTCACGGCGGGAATTCGAGGCTCTCCGGAACTTTGTGACCCTTAAGGGGAATTATCTGGCTGATGAGGATATATTGAAGCTTCCTCTGGATGCGGCATGGGATGAAGGAATCAAACCCGTGCTTGAAAAACTCCTGGTGCTCCACAAGGTGGCAGCCGGGAATATCCTGATTGGAGAAGCCCTTCCGTTTATTTTCTGCCTGGGGCTTGACTCTGCCCTGAATGAAAAAGCTTCCATGCCCGACAAGGATGATATGGTGGAAGCTGTAAACGTCCTGAGTGGTTTTAAGGTCTATCCCCGGGCTCCTTCAAGGATAGGGGCGCGGATGGGGAGACCCGAAAAATCAAACCTGCGCAAGATGTCCCCGGCAGCTCAGGTCCTCTTCCCGCTGGGCAATACGGGAGGAACTACCCGTAACCTGGTGGCGGCAGCTGATTACATGACTTCAATGAACGGGAAGATCGGAGAAATCGAGGTCGAAATGGGGATTCGGGAATGTCCTGCCTGCAAGAAGGAGACGTATTTCTGGCGCTGTGAATGCGGGGAATACACCCTGCCCAGGCTTCTTTGCCCGCGCTGCAAGATCGATGTGCGGGGTGCGGAGACCTGCCCAAAGTGCGGAAGAAAGTCAAGCTCCGTTGCAAATGTGAAACTGGATTTTCGCAGCCTGTACAAACAGGCTTTTGAGAAGCTCGGGGAACGGGAAAAGCTGGACATGATCAAAGGGGTAAAAAGGCTCATGAACGGGCAGATGACCCCGGAACCCCTGGAAAAAGGAATTTTGAGGGCCAAACATGAGGTTTTTACTTTCAAGGACGGAACCATTCGCTACGATATGTCCGATATCCCCCTGACCCATATCCGGGCCGATGAACTCGGGATTACGGCAGCTAAACTCCGGGAACTCGGGTACAGGGAAGATATTTACGGGAAACCTCTTGAAAGGAATGACCAGGTGGTCTGCCTGAAGGTCCAGGATCTGGTGGTCTCCTATGACGGGGCTGAGTACCTTCTGCGCATAGCTCAGTATGTGGACGAACTACTCGTGAAGTATTATAATGTAGAACCTTACTACAATGCGGAAACTATCTACGACCTTGTAGGGGCCCTTTTGATGGGTCTTGCTCCCCACACCTCGGCAGGGGTTCTTGGAAGGCTGGTCGGGTTTACGAAGGCTTCGGTAGGGTATGCTCATCCGTTTTTCCATGCTTCGAAGCGGCGGAACTGCGACGGGGACGAGGACTGTGTGATGATGCTTATGGACGGGATTCTGAACTTCTCCCGTTCTTATCTTCCTGAAAAGAGGGGAGGGAAAATGGATGCTCCCCTTGTGCTCACCACCCGGATCGACCCCAAAGAAGTGGACAAGGAAGCCCATAACATCGATGTCCCTGCCCGCTATCCCCTGGAGTTTTACAGGGCTACGGAAGAGATCAAAAACCCGACGGAACTCGAAGACCTGATGGACCTGGTAAGCGGGCGGCTGGGGACCCCTGAGCAGTATGAACATTTCATGTTCACCCACGATACCACGGATATTGCTGCAGGGCCCCTTAAATCTTCTTACAAGACCCTTGGCAGCATGATTGAAAAAATGGAAGCTCAGCTCTCTCTTGCCGAGCGTATAAGGGCGGTTGATGCTCCTGATGTGGCTGAAAGGGTGCTGAAGTCCCATTTCCTTCCGGACCTCATCGGGAACCTGCGTTCCTTTTCCCGCCAGAAGACGCGCTGTATCAAATGCGGGGAAAAGTTCCGGAGGCCTCCTCTTTCCGGAGCCTGTCCGAAGTGCGGAGGGAACGTGATCCTGACGGTGCATGAAGGGTCAGTCAAAAAGTACCTGGAAGTCTCGAAGGAAGTGGCGGAAAAGTACGGGGTTTCGGCCTATACCCGGCAGAGGATTGAACTCCTTGACTATGATATACACTCCCTCTTTGAAAACCATAAAATAAAACAGATGGGGCTTTCGGATTTCATGTCCGGGCCCGGACATTAAAGAAAGGTACACGGAATGTGAATTGATCCGGGAATTGTGAATTGAACCAATAGTCGGATTGAACAGGAAACGTGAGCTAATTTCTCTGAACTGTCTTATCCGAATCCTGAAAGCCGAAAATATTTTCTATACAATAATGTATACATTCTATCTATTTATGGGTAATTTATATAATATGCACATTATTTATATAGGATCGCTTGTATTTTTTATATTTTCTACTTCATTTTTATTATTTTTATGTTTTTCTTGCAGCCCGGATTTTG
This window encodes:
- a CDS encoding DNA polymerase II large subunit; its protein translation is MGETIASEEMHEYFNELEARLKEAIELANRARARGGDPKPEVEIPLAKDLADRVENLIGVVGVAAKLRELEEEMSREEVALEIGKQVAEGVVGDFPSKKDAVEAAIRVSMATLTEGVVAAPIEGIDKVELGKNDDGSEYIQIFYSGPIRSAGGTAQALSVLVGDYVRRGIGVDRYKPRPEEVERYVEEILIYKRVASLQYTPSEDEIRMIVQNCPVCIDGDPTEEAEVEGHRNLERIGTNRVRGGMCLVLAEGLALKAPKVKKHVNKLKMDGWDWLDTLIGGAKSGGDDQAEEKPVIKPKDKYIRDLIAGRPVFSHPSRPGGFRLRYGRSRNTSFAAAGINPASMVLLDDFVSNGTQLKVERPGKAAAMSAVDSIEGPTVRLRSGDLIRIDNMEIAYALRPEVEALVDIGEILINYGDFLENNHPLMPSPYVFEWWHYDYEANCPEKIPEDELKNPSVALALRLAEEFKVPLHPKFTYLWHDVSRREFEALRNFVTLKGNYLADEDILKLPLDAAWDEGIKPVLEKLLVLHKVAAGNILIGEALPFIFCLGLDSALNEKASMPDKDDMVEAVNVLSGFKVYPRAPSRIGARMGRPEKSNLRKMSPAAQVLFPLGNTGGTTRNLVAAADYMTSMNGKIGEIEVEMGIRECPACKKETYFWRCECGEYTLPRLLCPRCKIDVRGAETCPKCGRKSSSVANVKLDFRSLYKQAFEKLGEREKLDMIKGVKRLMNGQMTPEPLEKGILRAKHEVFTFKDGTIRYDMSDIPLTHIRADELGITAAKLRELGYREDIYGKPLERNDQVVCLKVQDLVVSYDGAEYLLRIAQYVDELLVKYYNVEPYYNAETIYDLVGALLMGLAPHTSAGVLGRLVGFTKASVGYAHPFFHASKRRNCDGDEDCVMMLMDGILNFSRSYLPEKRGGKMDAPLVLTTRIDPKEVDKEAHNIDVPARYPLEFYRATEEIKNPTELEDLMDLVSGRLGTPEQYEHFMFTHDTTDIAAGPLKSSYKTLGSMIEKMEAQLSLAERIRAVDAPDVAERVLKSHFLPDLIGNLRSFSRQKTRCIKCGEKFRRPPLSGACPKCGGNVILTVHEGSVKKYLEVSKEVAEKYGVSAYTRQRIELLDYDIHSLFENHKIKQMGLSDFMSGPGH